The following proteins are co-located in the Desulfatirhabdium butyrativorans DSM 18734 genome:
- the lexA gene encoding transcriptional repressor LexA: protein MNDLTHTQRHVLEYFQQEIVRSGRTPSLRKAAEALGVTHAAVSQHLKVLEARGYLKRDRRYGRDLHFPGRGEMPRIGRRWREVPVVGRITAGLPMYAQQQWEEGIVVDAAVFGGQSLFALRVQGDSMTGVGILDGDIAICEPRQYAEDGEIVVALIHEEEATVKRFFRHADHIALHPENPAYSIMRYGFSEVLIQGKVVGIYRGPETMARLHGG from the coding sequence ATGAACGATCTGACCCACACCCAACGCCATGTGCTGGAATATTTCCAGCAGGAAATCGTCCGAAGCGGCCGAACGCCCAGTTTGCGGAAGGCAGCCGAGGCCCTTGGGGTTACCCATGCGGCCGTATCCCAGCACCTGAAGGTTCTCGAAGCCCGGGGCTACCTGAAGCGGGACAGGCGCTACGGCAGAGATCTGCATTTCCCGGGGCGGGGCGAAATGCCCCGGATCGGTCGGCGCTGGCGGGAAGTTCCGGTTGTCGGCCGAATCACGGCCGGGCTTCCCATGTATGCCCAGCAGCAATGGGAGGAAGGCATTGTGGTGGATGCCGCCGTTTTCGGGGGCCAAAGCCTCTTCGCCCTGCGGGTTCAGGGCGATTCCATGACCGGTGTAGGCATTCTCGATGGGGATATCGCCATCTGTGAACCCCGTCAATATGCCGAAGACGGCGAAATCGTCGTGGCCCTCATCCACGAGGAAGAGGCGACCGTCAAACGCTTTTTCCGGCATGCCGATCACATTGCCCTGCATCCCGAAAATCCGGCGTACAGTATCATGCGTTACGGGTTTTCCGAGGTGCTGATCCAAGGCAAGGTGGTCGGCATCTACCGCGGGCCGGAGACAATGGCCCGGTTGCATGGGGGGTGA
- the amrS gene encoding AmmeMemoRadiSam system radical SAM enzyme — MDSEEQMRSRMSRRDFLACLLSLSAGAVFPISAHPVFADSEPKPVKKALHWVTANDPGADCLLCHDPAETRNPKSFTHADGIVRCLLCAQQCILRPGERGRCRARKNQDGVLISLVYGKPVAIHLDPIEKKPFYHFLPGQSAYSIGTAGCPLSCQFCQNWEISQAMPEDIPAVYRSAQRITEEATGRKAPIIAFTYNEPTVFFEYLMDIARLAKEGGIRSVLVSCGFMNPAPLKEMCTALDAIKIDLKGFSPDFYRKHCRAELAPVLRSIRTVSRSGVHLEIVNLVIPGLNDDKRMLSALIQWVADEIGPDVPLHFTRFHPDYQMRNVPPTPVATLETAYEMALKAGLHYPYIGNVPAHPGNHTRCPRCHRIVIERNGFFVLSTHLEGGKCRYCGASVSGVWI; from the coding sequence ATGGATTCCGAAGAACAGATGCGGAGCAGAATGTCGAGGCGTGATTTTTTGGCCTGTCTGCTTTCCCTGTCTGCAGGTGCAGTCTTTCCGATAAGCGCGCATCCTGTCTTTGCAGACAGTGAGCCCAAGCCCGTCAAAAAAGCCCTGCATTGGGTTACTGCCAACGATCCTGGTGCGGATTGCCTGCTCTGCCACGATCCTGCAGAAACCCGCAATCCGAAATCCTTCACGCACGCGGATGGCATTGTCCGATGTCTGCTGTGCGCCCAGCAATGTATCCTTCGCCCCGGTGAGCGCGGAAGATGCCGGGCCAGGAAAAACCAGGATGGCGTCTTGATCAGCCTTGTGTATGGCAAGCCGGTTGCCATCCATCTGGACCCCATCGAGAAAAAGCCTTTCTATCATTTTTTGCCGGGTCAATCAGCCTATTCGATCGGGACTGCCGGATGCCCCCTTTCATGCCAGTTCTGCCAGAATTGGGAAATTTCCCAGGCCATGCCCGAAGACATTCCGGCTGTTTACCGTTCTGCCCAAAGAATCACGGAGGAGGCGACAGGGCGAAAAGCCCCAATCATTGCCTTTACCTACAACGAGCCGACGGTTTTCTTTGAATACCTGATGGATATCGCCCGGTTGGCAAAAGAGGGGGGCATTCGCAGCGTGCTGGTCAGTTGCGGCTTCATGAATCCCGCTCCGCTCAAGGAAATGTGCACTGCGCTCGATGCCATAAAGATCGATCTGAAGGGATTCTCGCCGGATTTTTACAGAAAGCATTGCAGGGCCGAACTGGCCCCTGTGCTCCGGTCGATCAGGACGGTTTCCCGATCGGGCGTTCACCTGGAAATCGTCAACTTGGTCATTCCCGGTCTCAATGACGACAAGCGGATGCTCTCGGCCTTGATCCAATGGGTGGCCGATGAAATCGGACCCGATGTGCCGCTTCATTTCACGCGGTTTCATCCCGATTACCAGATGCGAAACGTTCCCCCCACACCGGTCGCAACCCTCGAAACCGCTTATGAGATGGCCCTCAAGGCCGGTCTCCACTATCCTTACATCGGCAACGTCCCGGCTCATCCGGGAAATCATACCCGATGTCCGCGTTGTCATCGCATCGTCATCGAAAGAAACGGTTTTTTCGTGCTGTCCACTCACCTTGAAGGAGGCAAATGTCGTTATTGCGGCGCAAGCGTTTCAGGTGTATGGATATAG
- a CDS encoding DNA polymerase Y family protein gives MRTTIIHLNVADFAAAVEIVLDSRLSGRPLIVVAGASRVYDMNEAAYRMGVRKHMSIAAARRRCRDATVVLSRPDRYARAMQEMVKRAAAFTPRVEPGDTDGHLFLDVTGTGRLHGSALDVAWRLRRQMRSDLGIDPIWSVAPSKRVAKTATRLVKPSGEYVVAEGEEARFLADLPLEIVAGFEAEDIAKLRSLHLVRPRDIARLSGDVLEDVFGSRASYIRDVILGIDASPVRSLDEAPAAIRLEKGFDPDTEDPQWVEGGLFSLVERAGAEIRRMGLSASMVSVRLTYADGGTIVRRFSCKPATAIDARLFEAARSALSLCWCRRIRIRHIVLTCSKLVFPSTQLPLFEDPLEARQSRLCAVIDTIRSRFGRGMLMTGRGMAEAVYTASCPLIL, from the coding sequence ATGCGCACCACCATCATCCACCTGAATGTCGCCGATTTTGCCGCAGCCGTCGAAATCGTTCTCGATTCGAGGCTTTCGGGGAGGCCGCTCATCGTCGTAGCGGGTGCATCCCGGGTGTATGACATGAACGAGGCGGCCTATCGAATGGGAGTGCGCAAGCACATGTCGATCGCTGCGGCCCGAAGGCGGTGTCGGGATGCAACGGTTGTGCTCAGCCGCCCCGATCGCTATGCCCGCGCCATGCAGGAAATGGTGAAACGGGCGGCGGCATTCACCCCGCGGGTCGAACCCGGGGATACAGACGGTCATCTGTTTCTGGACGTCACCGGGACGGGACGGCTGCATGGCTCCGCCCTCGATGTGGCCTGGCGGTTGCGGCGGCAGATGCGCTCCGATCTGGGAATCGACCCCATCTGGTCGGTTGCTCCGTCCAAACGGGTGGCCAAAACCGCAACCCGCCTCGTGAAGCCCAGCGGCGAATATGTCGTTGCCGAAGGCGAGGAGGCCCGGTTTCTGGCCGATCTGCCGCTCGAGATCGTGGCGGGTTTCGAAGCCGAAGACATTGCAAAGCTGCGTTCCCTCCATCTGGTTCGGCCTCGGGACATCGCCCGGCTTTCCGGCGATGTGCTCGAAGATGTGTTCGGATCTCGGGCGAGCTACATTCGGGATGTGATTCTCGGCATCGACGCATCGCCTGTCCGCAGCCTCGATGAGGCGCCTGCGGCCATTCGTCTGGAAAAAGGGTTCGATCCGGATACCGAGGATCCACAATGGGTGGAAGGCGGGTTGTTTTCTCTGGTGGAACGGGCGGGGGCGGAAATCCGGCGGATGGGGCTATCGGCATCGATGGTGTCGGTGCGGCTGACGTATGCCGACGGGGGTACGATCGTGCGGCGCTTTTCCTGCAAACCGGCCACTGCCATCGACGCCCGGCTCTTCGAGGCGGCCCGATCGGCGCTTTCGCTGTGCTGGTGCAGGCGGATCCGCATCCGGCACATCGTGCTCACCTGCTCGAAGCTGGTTTTCCCATCCACCCAGCTTCCCCTTTTCGAGGATCCTCTCGAAGCCCGCCAGAGCCGGCTGTGCGCAGTGATCGATACCATCCGGTCCCGCTTTGGCCGGGGAATGCTCATGACGGGCCGGGGGATGGCGGAGGCTGTTTACACCGCTTCATGCCCGCTTATCCTGTGA
- a CDS encoding toxin-antitoxin system TumE family protein, which yields MNRFLHEILESLPDIVMAVEDFEIVQKETVVKQKVKIRLFDGSMLWVREIYVGDAMAAYSYYWLRPDGSLLIGWDNAPHHDEIDTYPHHKHLAGRVEASEERNLRDVLNFIQQFFDGG from the coding sequence ATGAACCGCTTTTTGCACGAAATCCTTGAATCCCTTCCAGACATCGTAATGGCCGTAGAAGATTTTGAAATCGTACAAAAGGAAACCGTTGTAAAACAAAAGGTGAAAATCAGGCTATTCGATGGCTCCATGTTATGGGTCAGAGAAATATATGTTGGTGATGCAATGGCAGCATACAGCTACTATTGGCTTCGGCCGGATGGAAGCCTGCTCATTGGCTGGGACAATGCGCCGCATCACGACGAAATCGACACGTATCCCCATCATAAACATCTGGCTGGAAGGGTCGAAGCCTCGGAGGAAAGAAACTTGCGGGATGTTCTCAACTTTATCCAGCAATTTTTCGATGGTGGTTGA
- a CDS encoding hybrid sensor histidine kinase/response regulator: protein MSDTRIPIHGLPNSGNPENFSDRLSLFQYRRIFESFEDLYYEIDLQENVRILSPSCYRLTGWKPEELIGMPVRNIYVNPKERDRILAILAKDGFADNFVTMLRRKDGTSIPSSINARLIFDEHGRPDGVAGTIRDITKILATEERLKESELKFRTLAEASPFAIMIYQNDRWLYANPAAEQISGYTISELSGKTFWDIVHPDDKTLVQARGQARQRGENPSNVYEFRIIDKQGKIKWVLLTGVTIQYSGKPAGLISVIDITERKTVEQDRENYREQLHRSQKMESIGLLAGGIAHDLNNLLQPMMGYCELLLMKPGLDEKARRYVQKFMETSEKAKDLVRRLMAFGMNQQLVIHPVNLNRIIREFIGLISRSLREDIRIITDLNEQIPRILADPGQVEQVIMNLAVNAQDAMPNGGTLILRTQPADTSETDFLPKDAEIGQNAVRMTVCDTGIGMDPETCARIFDPFFTTKEMGKGTGLGLAMVYGIITQHGGRVRVRSEIGKGAVFDIDWPAAMEGEISSRVAHPELQDLAGGTETILLAEDDDAVREFAISLMERLGYRVLSASSPQGCLELLKSHRSADLLLTDVIMPDMSGKTLYRNVAKLCPDIRVLYMSGHPEETVRRNGILTENDPLIQKPFTLHSLARKIREVLAAPRH, encoded by the coding sequence ATGAGCGATACCCGAATCCCCATCCATGGACTGCCGAACTCCGGAAATCCGGAAAATTTCTCCGATCGCCTTTCGCTATTCCAATACCGTCGGATTTTCGAATCCTTCGAAGACCTCTATTATGAAATCGATCTTCAGGAAAATGTCCGCATTCTCTCCCCTTCCTGCTACCGGCTGACCGGATGGAAACCCGAAGAGCTGATCGGCATGCCGGTCAGAAACATCTATGTCAATCCCAAAGAACGGGACAGAATTCTCGCGATCCTGGCAAAAGACGGCTTTGCCGATAATTTCGTGACGATGCTTCGCCGAAAAGACGGAACCAGCATTCCTTCCTCCATCAATGCAAGGCTCATTTTCGATGAGCATGGCCGGCCCGACGGCGTTGCCGGAACCATCCGGGACATCACCAAGATCCTCGCAACCGAAGAACGTCTGAAGGAAAGCGAGCTGAAATTCCGGACGCTTGCGGAAGCATCCCCCTTTGCCATCATGATCTACCAGAATGATCGCTGGCTTTATGCCAATCCGGCGGCGGAACAAATCAGCGGATATACGATCTCGGAGCTGAGCGGAAAAACCTTCTGGGACATCGTTCATCCTGATGACAAGACATTGGTCCAGGCACGCGGGCAGGCCAGGCAGCGTGGAGAAAATCCAAGCAATGTCTATGAGTTCCGGATTATCGACAAGCAGGGCAAGATCAAATGGGTCCTGCTGACCGGTGTAACCATCCAATACAGCGGAAAACCCGCAGGGCTGATTTCGGTAATCGACATCACCGAACGAAAAACGGTGGAGCAGGACAGGGAAAATTACCGGGAACAGTTGCATCGTTCCCAGAAAATGGAATCCATAGGACTTCTGGCGGGCGGCATCGCCCACGACCTGAACAACCTGCTGCAGCCGATGATGGGCTATTGTGAGTTGCTGCTGATGAAACCGGGCCTTGACGAAAAGGCCAGGCGCTACGTCCAGAAATTCATGGAGACATCCGAAAAGGCCAAGGACCTGGTCCGGAGATTGATGGCCTTCGGCATGAACCAGCAACTGGTCATCCATCCCGTCAATCTGAACCGGATCATCCGGGAATTTATCGGTCTGATATCGCGTTCACTGAGGGAGGACATCCGGATCATCACCGATCTGAATGAGCAAATCCCTCGAATTCTGGCGGACCCGGGGCAGGTTGAACAGGTCATCATGAATCTGGCGGTTAACGCCCAGGACGCCATGCCAAACGGCGGCACACTCATCCTTCGTACACAGCCTGCGGACACGAGCGAAACGGATTTCCTGCCAAAAGATGCGGAAATCGGTCAGAACGCCGTTCGGATGACCGTTTGCGACACCGGAATCGGCATGGATCCAGAAACCTGCGCCCGCATTTTCGATCCGTTTTTCACGACCAAGGAAATGGGCAAGGGCACAGGGCTCGGGCTTGCCATGGTCTATGGTATCATCACCCAGCACGGTGGACGAGTTCGGGTTCGAAGCGAGATTGGAAAGGGGGCGGTCTTCGACATCGACTGGCCTGCCGCAATGGAAGGAGAAATATCCAGCCGAGTCGCTCATCCCGAATTGCAAGATCTTGCCGGTGGAACGGAAACCATCCTTCTGGCCGAAGACGATGACGCCGTTCGGGAATTTGCGATCAGCCTCATGGAGCGCCTCGGATATCGGGTGCTCAGTGCATCGAGCCCCCAGGGATGCCTGGAATTATTGAAATCCCACCGCAGCGCCGATCTGCTGCTCACAGACGTCATCATGCCGGATATGAGCGGCAAAACCCTCTACCGGAACGTCGCCAAACTTTGTCCCGATATTCGGGTGCTATACATGAGCGGCCACCCCGAAGAAACGGTCCGCAGAAATGGCATCCTCACCGAAAATGACCCACTGATCCAGAAACCCTTCACCCTGCATTCGCTTGCCCGAAAAATCCGGGAAGTGCTGGCCGCTCCACGCCATTGA
- the amrB gene encoding AmmeMemoRadiSam system protein B, which yields MRRFVFWMMVVAVLFWQGVAESGVRQAAYAGKFYPAQPRKLAQAIDDLLADAIDSNLPKPVAIVVPHAGWVYSGNILADAFRLVSRYSYDVVVLLGTNHTAHSLKGAAVFDAGAYRTPLGDAAVDESIAKALIGLGKPMIAAPADHQDEHSIEVVLPFVQKCFPSASVVPVIVGGSNAATWEKAGAMLARILKGKNALIVASSDLSHYPDADTARKVDLQTLSAICSMNPAAAEEQIHGIERANRGLSTAACGLMPILTAMKAANDLGAMHASIISYANSGDTLLGDRKRVVGYGAVAMTVEDVPAAAAPEAKVPVAGAFTEELTAEQKETLLRFARKSLQMYLGSETLPLFRDPDPVFYSHCGAFVTLKKQGNLRGCIGHLEADTKMYRIVGKMAISAATQDPRFSPLDIRDLQDVHIEISLLTPYRPVASFNDIVVGKHGVLLKKFGQYAVFLPQVATEQGWDRSQMLDHLCRKAGFDESCWKKNASFEVFEAMVFEEP from the coding sequence ATGCGCCGTTTTGTTTTTTGGATGATGGTTGTCGCGGTTCTTTTTTGGCAAGGCGTCGCCGAATCCGGCGTCCGGCAGGCAGCCTACGCCGGAAAGTTCTATCCGGCGCAACCCAGAAAACTGGCTCAGGCAATCGATGATCTGCTGGCGGATGCCATCGATTCCAACCTGCCCAAACCCGTTGCCATTGTCGTGCCCCACGCCGGGTGGGTGTATTCCGGCAATATCCTGGCCGATGCCTTCCGTCTGGTATCCCGCTATTCTTACGATGTGGTGGTGTTGCTGGGGACAAACCACACGGCGCACAGCTTGAAGGGGGCCGCCGTCTTCGATGCCGGCGCCTATCGAACGCCTCTGGGGGATGCGGCCGTGGATGAATCCATTGCCAAGGCACTGATCGGTCTTGGAAAACCCATGATCGCCGCTCCCGCAGATCATCAGGACGAACATTCTATCGAAGTGGTTCTGCCTTTCGTTCAGAAATGTTTCCCAAGCGCCTCTGTTGTGCCGGTGATTGTCGGCGGGTCGAATGCCGCCACCTGGGAGAAGGCGGGGGCGATGCTCGCCAGAATTCTGAAGGGGAAAAATGCGCTGATCGTTGCGAGCAGCGATCTTTCGCACTATCCCGATGCAGACACCGCCCGAAAAGTCGATCTGCAGACCCTTTCGGCGATTTGCAGCATGAATCCGGCTGCTGCAGAAGAACAGATTCATGGTATCGAGCGGGCCAATCGGGGACTTTCCACGGCTGCCTGCGGTCTGATGCCGATCCTGACGGCCATGAAGGCGGCCAACGATCTGGGAGCGATGCATGCTTCGATCATTTCCTATGCCAACAGCGGAGATACCCTCTTGGGGGACCGAAAGCGTGTGGTCGGCTACGGCGCCGTAGCCATGACGGTCGAAGATGTGCCTGCTGCTGCCGCGCCCGAAGCCAAAGTGCCCGTTGCCGGCGCCTTTACGGAGGAGCTTACGGCAGAGCAGAAAGAAACCTTGCTCCGCTTCGCCCGGAAAAGCCTTCAGATGTATCTGGGTTCCGAGACCCTTCCGCTGTTTCGAGACCCGGATCCGGTTTTCTACAGCCACTGCGGAGCCTTTGTCACTCTGAAGAAACAGGGAAATCTGCGGGGCTGCATCGGACATCTGGAGGCGGACACCAAAATGTACCGGATTGTGGGCAAGATGGCCATATCTGCCGCTACGCAAGATCCCCGGTTTTCCCCCCTCGATATCCGCGATCTCCAGGATGTGCATATCGAAATATCCCTTCTGACGCCTTACAGACCGGTTGCCTCGTTCAATGACATCGTGGTGGGAAAACACGGTGTGCTGCTCAAAAAATTCGGGCAATATGCCGTATTCCTGCCCCAGGTGGCAACAGAGCAGGGCTGGGACCGGAGCCAGATGCTCGATCACCTGTGCCGGAAGGCCGGGTTCGATGAAAGCTGCTGGAAAAAGAATGCCAGTTTCGAAGTTTTCGAGGCGATGGTTTTTGAAGAGCCATGA
- a CDS encoding DNA polymerase III subunit alpha produces MLLLLVRSHFSLMKATASPEALCASAKTMGYPALALTDTNNLYGLWEFLGACRRHGIRPVIGVELDDVGKWLGRVIGNDPADSAHSGRVICLAATSEGFSHLCRLVSLRHANAADVAMHAAFSKTRSSDFAGNHISKAVSANPAQAFRGILWLTDSPAILALLHDSGFQPWALLSAAATSTWRPIVREARTRNIPIVAAADSRMLTPGEEEAARYRLLRAIDGNTTIHRLRDSHGISDPMPLFPESAYRTRFACFPEAIDNTDRLLDAISFTGPDTRIVMPEWHDPARPGLDAETALAEDARTGAVARYGEPLPETVVQRLEHEMSMIRRMGFCGYFLIVRDIVRQSPRTCGRGSGAASLVAYCLGITNVCPIRHHLYFERFLNPGRTDPPDIDVDFAWDERETVLSGVLSSFSGHAAMVSSMIRFQPRMALRETARAFGVPEAAISAVTRRLPGYWHADDVDPETFASRIAAFPKARNIDFPEPWPVICRLAAGLVGMPRHLMLHPGGVVITPGPIDCHCPVELSAEGLPMLQWDKDGVEDAGLVKIDLLGNRSLAVIRDALRTVAASGRPIDELRWHPEDDAATQATIAAGRTMGCFYIESPAMRLLQQKAGRGDFEHLVLHSSIIRPAANDWIEEYLGRLHGKPWQPLDPRLTDVLSETYGIMVYQEDVSRAAVAMAGFSHEEADRLRKVLSKKDRALHLVQFRRRFEEGARRNGVSTEAIETAWNMMMSFDGYSFCKPHSASYARVSFQAAYLKTHFPAEFMAAVLRNCGGFYSTAAYVSEARRMGLVVLGPDVNESGTGWTGRNGVLRAGLDAVAGLRESTLSAVSEARAKGPFDSVEDFFERIDLSDTEARHLIDCGAFDGIARGENRAMLHWRWMRHRRISTVRGGNLRLFEPQAEYGTAPPLPEGDELDRLRREYRVLGFLCDRHPLSLFRGAKVLRKTIRSEDLPSRIGRRVAMAAWPVCHKTVHARNGKRMAFFTFEDETGLIETVLFPDVYERTIHRLAADGPVILSGTPENQWGAVVLHVTAVDPLGRR; encoded by the coding sequence ATGCTTCTACTCTTGGTCCGATCCCATTTTTCCCTGATGAAGGCCACCGCATCCCCCGAGGCCCTGTGTGCTTCGGCGAAGACCATGGGGTATCCGGCGCTGGCGCTCACCGATACGAACAATCTCTATGGGTTGTGGGAATTTTTGGGGGCATGTCGGCGTCATGGGATTCGGCCTGTCATCGGGGTGGAGCTGGATGACGTTGGAAAATGGCTGGGTCGTGTCATCGGAAACGATCCAGCCGACAGCGCCCATTCCGGTCGTGTGATCTGTCTTGCGGCTACATCCGAAGGCTTTTCACATCTGTGCAGGCTCGTTTCCCTGCGGCATGCGAATGCAGCAGATGTCGCCATGCATGCTGCCTTTTCCAAAACACGTTCTTCCGATTTTGCCGGCAATCACATATCGAAGGCCGTTTCTGCGAATCCGGCGCAAGCCTTTCGGGGAATCCTCTGGCTCACCGATTCCCCCGCCATCCTCGCCCTGCTGCACGACTCCGGCTTCCAGCCCTGGGCGCTGCTCTCTGCTGCGGCGACTTCGACCTGGAGGCCGATCGTCCGGGAAGCCCGGACCAGAAACATTCCCATCGTTGCGGCTGCCGACAGCCGTATGCTCACACCGGGGGAGGAAGAAGCGGCCCGATACCGGTTGCTTCGGGCCATCGACGGCAACACCACCATCCACCGGCTTCGCGACTCCCACGGTATTTCCGATCCAATGCCGCTTTTTCCGGAATCGGCCTACAGAACCCGGTTCGCCTGCTTTCCCGAAGCCATCGACAACACGGATCGCCTTCTCGATGCCATCTCCTTTACGGGTCCGGATACCCGGATCGTCATGCCCGAATGGCACGATCCGGCCAGGCCCGGTCTCGATGCCGAAACGGCCCTGGCCGAGGACGCCCGCACCGGGGCCGTCGCTCGCTACGGGGAGCCGCTTCCAGAGACCGTCGTCCAAAGGCTCGAACACGAAATGTCGATGATCCGAAGGATGGGCTTTTGCGGGTATTTTCTGATCGTCCGGGACATCGTCCGTCAGAGCCCCCGAACCTGCGGCAGAGGATCGGGTGCGGCATCGCTGGTGGCCTACTGCTTGGGCATCACGAACGTATGCCCGATCCGCCACCATCTCTATTTCGAGCGGTTTCTCAATCCAGGCCGCACCGATCCGCCCGATATCGACGTGGATTTCGCCTGGGACGAACGGGAAACCGTCCTTTCCGGGGTATTGTCCTCGTTTTCGGGTCATGCCGCCATGGTTTCGAGCATGATCCGGTTTCAACCCCGGATGGCCCTTCGGGAAACGGCAAGGGCCTTCGGTGTTCCCGAGGCCGCCATTTCGGCCGTCACCCGTCGTCTTCCCGGCTACTGGCATGCGGACGATGTCGATCCCGAAACCTTCGCCTCCCGGATCGCCGCATTTCCGAAAGCTCGGAACATCGATTTTCCCGAGCCCTGGCCCGTCATCTGCCGCTTGGCTGCAGGGCTGGTGGGCATGCCCCGGCATCTCATGCTGCATCCGGGAGGTGTTGTCATCACGCCGGGACCGATCGATTGCCATTGTCCCGTAGAACTGTCGGCCGAGGGGCTTCCCATGCTGCAGTGGGACAAGGACGGGGTGGAAGATGCGGGACTTGTCAAGATCGATCTCTTGGGAAACCGAAGCCTTGCCGTGATCCGGGATGCGCTTCGGACGGTTGCGGCATCCGGCCGGCCGATCGACGAGCTTCGGTGGCATCCGGAAGACGATGCCGCCACCCAGGCAACCATCGCAGCAGGGCGAACCATGGGTTGCTTCTACATTGAAAGTCCGGCCATGCGGCTTCTGCAGCAGAAGGCGGGCCGGGGGGATTTCGAGCACCTCGTGCTGCACTCGAGCATCATCCGTCCTGCAGCCAACGACTGGATCGAGGAATATCTCGGAAGGCTGCACGGAAAACCGTGGCAGCCTCTCGATCCGAGGCTGACGGACGTGCTTTCGGAAACCTATGGAATCATGGTCTATCAGGAAGATGTCTCGCGAGCTGCCGTAGCCATGGCCGGATTTTCCCACGAAGAGGCGGACAGACTCCGCAAGGTTCTTTCCAAAAAGGACCGGGCCCTGCATCTGGTTCAGTTCAGACGGCGCTTCGAGGAGGGAGCCCGGCGCAACGGCGTTTCGACCGAAGCCATCGAGACGGCCTGGAACATGATGATGAGCTTCGACGGATACTCCTTCTGCAAGCCCCACAGCGCTTCCTATGCCCGGGTGTCGTTTCAGGCGGCCTATCTCAAGACCCATTTCCCGGCCGAGTTCATGGCTGCCGTTCTGCGAAACTGCGGAGGCTTCTATTCGACCGCCGCCTATGTGTCGGAAGCGCGGCGGATGGGGCTTGTGGTGCTGGGTCCGGATGTGAACGAGAGCGGGACGGGCTGGACGGGACGAAACGGGGTGCTTCGGGCGGGGCTCGATGCGGTTGCAGGGCTTCGGGAATCGACTCTTTCCGCCGTTTCGGAGGCCAGGGCGAAGGGGCCGTTTGATTCTGTGGAAGATTTCTTCGAGCGGATCGATCTGAGCGATACCGAAGCCCGGCATCTCATCGATTGCGGCGCCTTCGACGGAATCGCACGAGGGGAGAACCGGGCCATGTTGCACTGGCGCTGGATGCGCCATCGCCGGATATCGACCGTCCGAGGGGGAAACCTCCGGCTTTTTGAACCCCAGGCGGAATACGGTACCGCACCGCCGTTGCCGGAAGGGGACGAGCTGGATCGGCTGCGGCGGGAATACCGGGTGCTCGGGTTTCTCTGCGATCGGCACCCGCTCAGCCTGTTCCGGGGGGCGAAGGTGTTGCGGAAGACGATTCGATCGGAGGACCTGCCCTCCCGGATCGGAAGAAGGGTGGCGATGGCGGCCTGGCCCGTCTGCCACAAGACCGTTCACGCCCGAAACGGAAAGCGAATGGCGTTCTTCACCTTCGAGGACGAAACCGGGCTCATCGAAACGGTTCTGTTTCCGGATGTCTACGAACGAACCATCCATCGGCTGGCGGCCGACGGGCCGGTGATTCTTTCCGGAACGCCGGAAAACCAATGGGGGGCCGTAGTGCTGCATGTTACGGCGGTTGATCCCTTGGGAAGAAGGTGA
- a CDS encoding DUF72 domain-containing protein translates to MKPEPEPRLWIGTSGYSYAEWVDAGFYPEGTPAGKMLSLYARRFFAVELNFTWYQMPRPEALERMQEQVPASFRFAAKLHRSLTHEVDADSWRQQAVQYRAGIAPLVQAGQLLAVLIQLPSSFHRTADNRRYLAALLDELAGLPLAVEFRHVSWAEDRVYAELARRKVTLAVVDTPPLPYLFPAVDVVTHPDLVYVRFHGRNLAGWRSGSMQRQFDYEYTDAELQQWIDRHWGCLTEKASGAALFFNNHVRGQAARNALTLTQMLQGSRCAPPSST, encoded by the coding sequence ATGAAACCGGAACCTGAACCCCGATTGTGGATTGGAACGAGCGGGTACTCCTATGCCGAATGGGTGGATGCCGGATTTTATCCGGAGGGCACACCTGCAGGGAAGATGCTTTCGCTCTATGCCCGGCGGTTTTTCGCTGTCGAGCTCAATTTCACCTGGTACCAGATGCCGCGTCCCGAAGCCCTCGAGCGGATGCAGGAACAGGTTCCGGCGTCATTTCGGTTTGCCGCGAAATTGCATCGAAGCCTGACCCACGAAGTCGATGCCGACTCGTGGCGACAGCAGGCGGTGCAATATCGCGCCGGTATTGCGCCCCTCGTTCAGGCTGGGCAGCTTCTGGCCGTTCTCATCCAATTGCCCAGCAGTTTTCACCGCACGGCGGACAACCGCCGGTATCTTGCCGCCCTGTTGGACGAGCTGGCCGGGTTGCCGCTCGCCGTCGAATTCCGTCATGTCTCCTGGGCCGAGGATCGGGTGTATGCCGAGCTTGCCCGGCGAAAGGTGACATTGGCCGTCGTCGATACGCCCCCGCTGCCGTACCTGTTTCCTGCAGTCGATGTCGTCACACATCCCGATCTGGTCTATGTGCGGTTTCACGGCCGCAATCTCGCCGGATGGCGTTCGGGCAGCATGCAGCGCCAGTTCGACTACGAATATACGGATGCCGAGCTGCAGCAATGGATCGATCGGCATTGGGGTTGCCTGACGGAGAAGGCCAGCGGCGCGGCTCTCTTCTTCAACAACCACGTCCGGGGGCAGGCGGCGCGCAATGCGTTGACGCTGACGCAAATGCTTCAGGGTTCCCGATGCGCACCACCATCATCCACCTGA